The Methanoculleus marisnigri JR1 genome window below encodes:
- a CDS encoding DUF4013 domain-containing protein: MDYGNMLSDSFSYAKDAVWGKWVQWILLAISTIIFPLIMGYMVRIYSGVKPAPEVGNWVGMFIDGLKLFVIGIIYGIPLFVIMAIFFVPAAMMSDPLAALGTMGIGLLLVLVVGIIISLISTIGMIRFAQKDSIGQAFAFGAILEHIGKIGWGSYIIAIIVLMVAGFVFGFIVGILGMIPVLGWVIAFLLYPVWAIFAARYMTLIYESAQAPA; the protein is encoded by the coding sequence ATGGATTATGGAAACATGCTGAGCGATTCGTTCAGCTACGCAAAAGACGCTGTCTGGGGCAAATGGGTTCAGTGGATCCTGCTCGCCATCAGCACGATCATATTCCCGCTGATCATGGGGTATATGGTCCGCATTTACAGCGGTGTAAAGCCGGCTCCCGAGGTGGGGAACTGGGTAGGGATGTTCATTGACGGCCTGAAACTCTTCGTCATCGGGATCATCTACGGCATCCCGCTCTTCGTCATCATGGCCATCTTCTTCGTACCTGCCGCCATGATGAGCGATCCCCTTGCCGCCCTGGGAACGATGGGTATCGGTCTCCTGCTCGTGCTCGTCGTCGGAATCATCATATCGCTGATCTCGACGATCGGGATGATCCGGTTTGCGCAGAAGGACAGCATCGGCCAGGCATTCGCCTTCGGCGCCATCCTCGAGCACATCGGAAAGATCGGCTGGGGGAGTTACATCATCGCCATCATCGTCCTCATGGTTGCCGGGTTTGTCTTCGGTTTCATCGTTGGCATACTGGGCATGATCCCGGTCCTCGGCTGGGTGATCGCGTTCCTCCTGTACCCGGTCTGGGCGATCTTTGCGGCACGGTACATGACGCTGATCTACGAGAGCGCTCAGGCACCGGCCTGA